The following proteins come from a genomic window of Eulemur rufifrons isolate Redbay chromosome 24, OSU_ERuf_1, whole genome shotgun sequence:
- the THAP8 gene encoding THAP domain-containing protein 8 isoform X4, with amino-acid sequence MGREHWVPSCHQHLCSEHFTPSCFQWRWGVRYLRPDAVPSIFSRAPPAKSQRGTRSTKKRVVPLPPQEATPQTPGRAIPASGPVHLVVLGPAAGTPEAAATMLLPALPTSPTLAGPRPDVPAQQAGAGLGAALGALQRRVRRLQRRHQRHQVQLRALEQLAQQLLAQARRGLQRVLPGPEESQTFTIICGGPGIAVVLAQGPAPPTMDAKPELLDTQTPNA; translated from the exons ATGGGCCGTGAGCACTGGGTGCCCAGCTGTCACCAGCACTTGTGCAGCGAGCACTTCACGCCCTCCTGCTTCCAGTGGCGCTGGGGTGTGCGCTACCTGCGGCCTGATGCGGTGCCCTCCATCTTCTCCCGGGCACCGCCCGCCAAG AGCCAGCGGGGTACCCGAAGCACCAAGAAGCGCGTTGTGCCGCTACCTCCGCAGGAGGCTACGCCCCAGACCCCAGGCCGCGCCATCCCTGCCTCTGGCCCAGTACACCTAGTGGTGCTGGGCCCCGCAGCGGGGACCCCCGAGGCTGCGGCCACCATGCTCCTGCCCGCCCTTCCCACTTCGCCCACTCTCGCGGGGCCACGGCCTGACGTCCCGGCCCAGCAGGCTGGGGCCGGGCTGGGCGCGGCGCTGGGAGCGCTGCAGCGGCGCGTGCGGAGGCTGCAGCGGCGCCACCAGCGGCACCAGGTGCAGCTGCGGGCTCTGGAACAGCTGGCGCAGCAGCTGCTGGCGCAGGCGCGCCGGGGCCTGCAGCGCGTG CTCCCTGGACCTGAGGAATCCCAAACCTTCACCATCATCTGTGGAGGGCCTGGCATAGCTGTGGTCCTTGCCCAAGGCCCTGCACCTCCAACAATGGATGCCAAGCCTGAGCTCCTGGACACTCAGACCCCCAATGCATAA
- the THAP8 gene encoding THAP domain-containing protein 8 isoform X2, producing the protein MPKYCRAPNCSNTAGRLGADNRPVSFYKFPLKDGPRLQAWLRCMGREHWVPSCHQHLCSEHFTPSCFQWRWGVRYLRPDAVPSIFSRAPPAKSQRGTRSTKKRVVPLPPQEATPQTPGRAIPASGPVHLVVLGPAAGTPEAAATMLLPALPTSPTLAGPRPDVPAQQAGAGLGAALGALQRRVRRLQRRHQRHQVQLRALEQLAQQLLAQARRGLQRVVSAQLPGPEESQTFTIICGGPGIAVVLAQGPAPPTMDAKPELLDTQTPNA; encoded by the exons GTTCCCACTGAAGGATGGTCCCCGGCTGCAGGCCTGGCTGCGGTGCATGGGCCGTGAGCACTGGGTGCCCAGCTGTCACCAGCACTTGTGCAGCGAGCACTTCACGCCCTCCTGCTTCCAGTGGCGCTGGGGTGTGCGCTACCTGCGGCCTGATGCGGTGCCCTCCATCTTCTCCCGGGCACCGCCCGCCAAG AGCCAGCGGGGTACCCGAAGCACCAAGAAGCGCGTTGTGCCGCTACCTCCGCAGGAGGCTACGCCCCAGACCCCAGGCCGCGCCATCCCTGCCTCTGGCCCAGTACACCTAGTGGTGCTGGGCCCCGCAGCGGGGACCCCCGAGGCTGCGGCCACCATGCTCCTGCCCGCCCTTCCCACTTCGCCCACTCTCGCGGGGCCACGGCCTGACGTCCCGGCCCAGCAGGCTGGGGCCGGGCTGGGCGCGGCGCTGGGAGCGCTGCAGCGGCGCGTGCGGAGGCTGCAGCGGCGCCACCAGCGGCACCAGGTGCAGCTGCGGGCTCTGGAACAGCTGGCGCAGCAGCTGCTGGCGCAGGCGCGCCGGGGCCTGCAGCGCGTGGTGAGT GCCCAGCTCCCTGGACCTGAGGAATCCCAAACCTTCACCATCATCTGTGGAGGGCCTGGCATAGCTGTGGTCCTTGCCCAAGGCCCTGCACCTCCAACAATGGATGCCAAGCCTGAGCTCCTGGACACTCAGACCCCCAATGCATAA